The genomic region GCCGGCGTGTTACTGCTGGATGCCTTGCCCGCCAACGAATGGCGCTGGGCACGCCTCGACGAATTGATGCAGCCCCAGCGTCTGCAAGCGCTCTGGGCCCTGAAGAAACAACTGCACGCCGGCACCTCGCCGGGCTTCACCCGCTCGCCGCTGCAAGATATCCAGCACCTGCGCGAGCTGTGCGTGCGCTACAGCGTGGCCCTGCCTATTGACCACGCCTGGATCAGCACCTGCATTGACCTGGCCTGGACCTCCTTGCAATTGAGCGCCAGCGACTCGGTACCGCTGCACGGCGACGGCGTGGCGAGCAACGTGATGATCGGCCCCGACGGCGCCTTGCAACTGATCGACTTCGACTACGCTGGCTGCGGCGATCCCTGGTACGACGTGGCCATCAGCCTCAACGAGCTGTATGTCTTTGAAAGCGATTGGCGCGAAGGCATCCATGCCTGGGCCGGCGAATGCCGTGAAGGCGATTATG from Pseudomonas yamanorum harbors:
- a CDS encoding aminoglycoside phosphotransferase family protein, with the protein product MSSRLQAKSRLLGALEAAGLSAHVVIEEGAAGIASPVRLATEWTGYTVTAPWGRCYAKVLHDDMRALIDIERTARATQLAADCDVTPGVRLVDAAAGVLLLDALPANEWRWARLDELMQPQRLQALWALKKQLHAGTSPGFTRSPLQDIQHLRELCVRYSVALPIDHAWISTCIDLAWTSLQLSASDSVPLHGDGVASNVMIGPDGALQLIDFDYAGCGDPWYDVAISLNELYVFESDWREGIHAWAGECREGDYARCRLYALINDWYWTLWGLWVGATSARPLEFSKVGQWTLLRCRQSLQDPRFEGWLRQVQEGQA